TTATAAAATAATGGTGATGGATTCGTCTACACTTTTCTCAACGTAACAGTTCCTCGAGCTCTGCAAGAACCGGCAAAGCGGTGCGGGCGCCCACCTCGCGGCAGTTAAGTGCTGCAACCGCATTCGCCATTCGGGCACAAGTTTCAATGTCCTGACCCGTAAGAACTCCGTAAAGAAGCCCGGAACGGAAAGCATCACCGGCTCCGGTCGTGTCCCGACAGATCCCCGGCACCGGAAAGCCCGCGGTCTCAACAAACTGATCTCCGCAAAGCAGTGTGGAACCGGCCGAGCCTAAAGTAATGCCGACCAAGGCGGCACCACTTCTCTCGTGCAGCTTTCGCAACGCATCCTGGGTGTTCGAGATACCGAAAAGCTTTCTAGGCAGATCAGACGAAACGACAAGTATGTCGGTTAGCCTAAGTAGCTCATCTGTCGCTTCGAAAATGTTGTCCATGTCGACGGAAACTATCGTCCCGGAGCTCTGTGCCGCCTTCGCCATATCGACGCACGCTTTTCCATCATGTGGGGTTAGATGCAAGATCTTTGCCTGCTGAGCAAGGTCGGTAGGGGCGTCCGCTTCACTGAATTTCAACCGTTCGTCACGCTTCCAGAGAACGGTACGCTCACCGCTGTCCGCATCGATAATTATGAAGGCGATCTGAGTCGAGGCATTTGGAATCCGTTCGCACTCGGAAATGTCAACGCCTTCTATCCGGAGGCTTTCGATCCCAAAGTCTCCGGCATCATCATCGCCGAACCGCCCCGCGTATGCGGTCGTTAATCCAAGTCGCTGCAAGCCTGAGAGCGTCGTCGCGACCTCGCCGCCGGGGAAACGACGGTAATGATCAAGTTCAACTTTGGATCCGAACTCGGGATAGTTCGGAACTGTGATCAAAAAATCGACGGCGTTTGTTCCGAAGCCGGCAACGTCAAATCTGGCCGAGTTACGAAGCTGAAATGGCAGTTGCATTTGGGGTTACACTTCTATGCGACTTCCTCAAAATCTCGTCAACCATTCTTGCTTAGTTGAGCTGCGAGAGGGTAAATTTGAGACGTCGGTAGTACGAACTGAAAGCAAGTACATAGCTTAACTAACATCCGGAGTAAAACGAAAATGCCAACTGCGATCTGCCCAGAGTGTGACGAAGAAGTTTATGTTGAAGCTGACGCCGAGCAGGGCGACAAGGTGAATTGCGAAGAATGCGGTTCCGACCTTCTCGTCGTCGGTCTTGATCCTATTGAACTCGACCTCAAGACTGATTCAGAGGACGACGAGCTTGACGATGAGGACGAGGGCTACGATTCGTACGACTGACGCTGACAAACCCTTTTGCGAAGTTATGCCTGTTACTCCCGGATCAGGTAGCCAGATCGGTTCTGCTTTATCTCGTATCCATCCGTCGATTCTATCGTGACTGTTTGAAACCCGGTCCCTAAGCCCGGATCCCGGGTCGGATAGAGGGCTATTACGTACGATTCGTCGATCGCCGCTGCTAGCCGCGAAAGTATTGGATCGAGGTTCTTTTCTGTGGCCACAATGCTTATACCTCCCGTCGCCTCCGTGAGCCCACTCGCTTCGAAAGGTGTGATGATGGGTGTCCTGTTTCGACCGACTCGCGAAAAAGACGGAAGGATCACGGAGTGTACACTCACTCCGGCTTTGTTCGCACGTTCGATTACTGTTTTCGATGAGACGACATCTCCAACAGGAAACCCATCCGTGATGACGATCACCGCCCGCTGCGGGATCTGACCAGGAGCTATTTTCGGACCGTTTCTCACGATAGACCTGACTGCAGCATCGATTGCATCGTAGGCGTGTGTCGAAAGCCCCTCCCGATCATGCCGAAGCCGCCCGAGTCTTTCGTCTAGTCGTTGTCGTCGGTTTGTGAACGGCACTACGGTCTTCACATTCATCGCGAACGTGATCACTGAAAAGTAAGCCTCCGGGCCTTCGAGCCTGCGAACGAACTCGCTAAGTGAAGATCGAAGGCGTTCAAGTTCCGCTTCCGTCATACTGCCGGATACATCAAGGGCAAAAACGACCGCTAGCGGTCGATTCCCGATCGGACGGGACATCGGCTGAAAAAAGTCGATCTTTCGCTCTGTTCCGTTCTCGAAAACGCGGAAACGGTCTGCCGTAAGTCCGCTCACCGGCCTGCCGTCTTTATCCGTCGCTTTTACTTCAAAGCCCACAAGTTCAGTCTGTACCCGAATAGGCTCATCGCGTTGGCCAAAGCCCGTCATCGAAACAAACAGAATGAGACACGTCAAACGCGTTACCATCCCGAGATTAAATTCTCGGGAAGATATCGAACTTATCACAATGCCAATTTGATCGAAGCGGGTCATCTTAATCGGTCAATCTGATCCTTTTAATAGTATATCTATCTCTTTACCTCATCGAAACCCTTTTTCTGCGGGCTCGGGCGGAACCGGAAAGGACGGCACATAATTTGAATATGTTGAAGCGGGAGTTTGCGGTCGCTTCGTATGCCGACGAGAGCCTTAAGAATTGGATTGGGAGATTCAAAGATAGAGTTGGTCATTTTGGCCGCAGGGGTTCTTGCGATCGTTTTTGCTATTACGGAGGCACTTTCATTCAGCTTTCCTGACTTCACGTTGCTGGTTGCGTCATGCCTGATCGCTGCAATGATCGGCCGGTTCAAGTTGACGATCCCGGCGACGAGCATCGCATTGGACCCGAAGTTGATCATTACCTTCTGGTCCGTGGTCTGGCTCGGAGTCCCCGGAGCTGTGCTGGTTATGCTCGCGGCCTCGCTTTCTGAGTTAGCAGAGGCCCAAGATAACGCAGCTCCGAACGTTCATGATCTCGCAGCAGAGGCTCTTGTGGTAGCTGTTTCAGCACGCTCTTACACGCTGGCAGCGACGAACTTTCGAAATAATCCCGAAGCAGCAGCTCTTGGTAACGGCATGGTCCCGGTCGAAATGATCCTTTCGATTCTGGTGATGGCAGCGGTTTTCTTTCTTGCAACCGTTCTAACAACTGGGCTACGCAATGAATCAGTTCCTGCAGGTAGCGTTGGTCTCAACCGCGATAGGCCGAGTCTCGTCGCCCGGCGGACGATCCTCGCAGTGGTTTCGACACTTCTTCTCGTTCTCGCGGTCAATCACTTCGGACTCGAATTGGCCTGGCTAGCGGTACCGATCGCTGTGGCGGTGAAGATCGGCCATCGGATGCACGTGCGGAGCCTTGAAGCGAAAACTGCAGAGATAAAGGAGGCAAGTAGGTTACATCTTGCTACGGTCGAGGCCTTGGCGACGGCGATCGACGCGCGAGATCAGGTCGGACTTGGTCATGTACGAAGGACGCAGATCTACGCTGTTGGGCTCGGAAGAATTCTGGGCCTTGCCGAAAATGATATAAACGCATTGAAAATGGGAGCCTTACTGCATGACATCGGGAAGCTTGCGGTTCCCGATCATATTTTGAATAAGCCTGATGGGCTTACGCCCGCCGAAGCCGAAAAGACAAAGATACATTGTTCCGTCGGCGCGTCCATTCTCGAAACCGTGGGCTTTCCCTACCCGGTCGTCCCGACGGTCAAGTATCATCACGAGGCTTGGGATGGGAGCGGCTATCCTGAAGGACTTAGGGGGCGAAAGATACCTGTAACAGCTAGGATAATCGCGATCGCGGACATGTTCGACACACTGCAAGGGGATCGGCCATATCGAAAGGCCTTGTCGCGGCAAACAGCGATAAAGACCATTCGTACGCTTGCAGGAAGCAAGTTCGATCCAATGTTGACCGAGATATTTCTTCGAAATCTTGACATTTTTGATGCCGAGATCGAAGCGAGCGGTCTAAGCCCTCACGCCATCGAATCGCGAAAAGAGATCGCCGACCTAAGTATCGACGGGTCGGTGAACCCCACATTTATCGACCAGATCAAAAGAGCCAATCACGAGGCGTTCACTTTGTTTTCCCTTGCACGCGACTTCAGCGGCGCTCTTAAATTATCGGAGACGTTGGAACTACTTGCAGCGAAACTCGCAGGGTTTATCCCTTACGACACCTGTGCGATATATCTCAAAGAGTCCAATGACGAAACTGCGAAGGCTGTCCATGTAAACGGGCTACACGCATCCGAGATTTCGGGTCGCAGGCTTGTTTCCGGAGAAGGGGCGACGGGATTCGCCCTGCGTTCGCGAAAGTCAGTTAGCAATGTCGACCCAGCGCTCGATTTTGCTTTCACCGGTGCTGACATTGCAGCTTCGTTCAGAACCATGGCGGCCGTTCCTTTGGTCGCCGGCGACCGACTCATCGGTGTTGTTTCGCTATATGCCTCCAAGATCGAAAGCTTTGAGGACGAGCACTTGCGTATTTTCGAGACAGCATCGAAGCTGGCCGCGGACGCCATCGAGAAGGCACTCGTGCACGCCGAAACACAGTTGCATGCTCTGACCGATGCGTTGACGGGACTTCCGAACTCGCGAGCCCTCATCGGAGAGTTCGCAAGAGAGGTCCAGCGGGCCGGACGGAGCGGCACCAGCTTTCAACTGCTCATATTGGACCTGGACGGCTTCAAGAAAGTGAATGACACATTCGGTCACAAATTTGGAGATGCAATGCTCCGAGGAATCGGCAACGTGATCCGCGAACAGCTCAGGGACTACGATTTTCTAGCCCGATACGGCGGCGACGAGTTCGTGGCCATTGTTTCGGAGACCGACCCGGAATTCGTTCGAAACCTGTCCCGCAGGATCGAAGAAGAAGTCGCGGCCTTCGAATTGATCGACGAAGGCGGCGCGGCAAACGTAGGGATCAGTATCGGGGCGGCGAGTTACCCATCGTCCGGCCAGACGTTCGACGAACTTATAGAGGTCGCAGACCGCGAAATGTACCGAGCGAAAGAACGGAACCGTTTGCGACGAATGGGGGCAGATATGTTCGTTGACGTCGAGTCGATACACGACAGACTCCAAGCCGCCGAGCCTGGCCGCGGTGGCTCGGTCAAAATAGGAGATCGGGCACGTAGAGTGAAAAGACGCCACGGGAAAGCCGAGACTCATGTCATCTTAACTGATCCTATACAATGACGTGCTTAGAAGGCTTGTGAGAAGCGAAAATGCAACTGCCCCTGCGGGAGTCGGTAAAATGCCGGTGGGTTGTTTCCCTGTGGGATTATGAATGACGGAGGGTTCAAAAGATAGCCGTAGTCGATCGCAAACTCACCCCCAATTGGCGTTTTGAGCCTGAATCCCAGACCGACCGTATGTGACCATAGAGCCAGAAGATTGCGCCGGAAAGTATCGCTTTCCGGGATCGACGGAGGCTTGAAAATGTCGCTTGGCCGCCGAAATACGTTCCCCCCGTCGTAAAACGGCACCAATCGCGCGGTGTTCGAGAGCGGCAACCTAGCCTCGATATTAACTATAGCAAGTGCGTTTCCTCCGAATGGAACAGTGAAGGGATCCAGAAAAACGGACTCGCCGTCCCTGTTCCGGAACTCGCCCTGCGGTACCACTACCACCCTCGGCCCTGCTGACTCAAAATCGAACCCACGCAGTGTTGTCGAACCGCCGGCGAAGAAGCGTTCACTGATCGGGAGTATGCCTTCCAGATCCGGAAACTCGTCCGATGAGAATCGTGCGCGTTTAGAGAAGACACTCGCAACCCCGATGATACCGCGGGCAGCGATGGTGGTGTTTTTCAGCTTCGGGAAGGTGTAATAATAGTTGTAAGAGGCTTGGAACTTATGGAATCCGATGTTTGCTCCAAGTGCTGGCAGCGAGACGTTGTACTCGGCCGTGAAGTAGTCGCCGTTGGTGGGGTCGCTCGCGTTGTATCTGCACGGATCACCCGGTTCTCCTCGCTGAATGATCTCGAGAATCGAATACTCGATACCGCATCGCTTCCTCGTATCGCGAACGAACGTAGCCCCGAAACCGGAAATGCGGATCCTGTCATCGGGCTTCAAAAGGTCGCCAATGAGCAGGCTATTGATATTAGTCAGCCTTACGTTCTCGAACCGATATTTTAAGAAAAACAAGGACCGATCTTTCAGGCTAAGTGTGCGAAATGTTTCAGCTGTAAGGGTCAGTCGATCGAGCGTCGGGCTTCCGGCCGGCTGGCCAAATTCGTCGATCGGATTTCCATCCTCATCAAGTCTCTGGACAATGCCGAACGTTCCTCGGTCAAAGGCCGATCGGAAAAACCGGGTCACCGTCGAATCTCGTTGATATTGTGCTGAGATGGTCAGTGGAGCAAACCTGCGTTCTCGATCCGGCAGAAATCGCGGATTGACGAAATCGATCTGAAAAAGCTGCCGCCGCTGACTCCACCGGACGCTCGTGCCACCCTGCCAAAGGTTTCCGAGCAAATTGAAGTGGCGAATGTCCGCAAACCCGCTCCATCCAATGTCGGTTGAATATCCGGCACCATACTGCAAAAGCCGCGGCTTTTGTTCTTGAACCTCGATCACAACATCTGCAAGTCTTTTACCGTCAGGAGCATCTCCGGCAGGGCGGGTCGTGATAGACACCCTATCGAATGCATCTGATGAGTAAAGAGCTTGCTCGCTTGCGTATAGATCTGCCGATCTTAGCAAAGCCCCGGGCTCAACCGCCACAGCGCGTTCAATGGCTTTCGTCTTGGTTCGTTCATTGCCGGCAACTAGCAAGCGGTTCGCAATTACCGGCCTGCCTTCATTTTGTATGTTGTAGATAAGCTTATACCGTGGCGAGCCGGTGTCGGGGTCCGGCGGAAGTTCATCAAACGAGAAATTGACACTCGCGTCGAAGTAGCCACGATCGGAGTAGAGGGTAGCAAGAGCCCGCTGGCCGTTACGCACCCGAGCGATCGAGATATTTCGACCGGCGTACTCGGGCAACTGGCGCAAGAGTTCATCATCGGATATCGCTGCATTCCCTCGTATCTCCACCTCGGTAATGATCGTCGGCACACCCTCGTCTATCACAAAGGTGATGATCAGGTTCTCACCGTCAAGCGAAACACCTTGATTAACACGAACCTCTGCGTTTCGGTAGCCGAGTTCGAGCAGAAGAGACCGGATCAATGCTGCGTCACTTTCAAGAAGTCGTTGGCTCGTGTACCCGCGACCGTACCCGAAGATCGGAATCCAGCCGAGGATGTTCGCCTCCTGAGATTCGAGAACGCTCCTAATCTCTTCAATATCGAAAAGTTCGGTGCCCCGAAGCCGGATCTCTACGAGTTTGAGTCGCCGATTGAGATCGACCAAGTATTTGATATTGACCTTTTGACCGGCAAGTTCCGCACTGTTCAACGAGGAGCAGACGAACGCTGACTCCGAAGGCATGCCGTCCGTTGGGACCACAAGAGGCGGATCGACCGAACACACGGACGTCACGTTGGCGAAGAAATATCCGCGTTCCTGAAAGTGGTTCTCTAGCCTTCTTTCTCCTTCAATGATCGCTGCAAAATCGAGGGTTCCTTCCCGCTTTACGGGTAGAAGTCGTCTCTGTGTTCCTTCGCCAACTCCGGATCCCTCGGCAACTACAACGACCTTGACCTCCGGTCCTGCTGAGCCGCGAAGTTCGAC
This window of the Acidobacteriota bacterium genome carries:
- a CDS encoding carbohydrate kinase family protein, whose translation is MQLPFQLRNSARFDVAGFGTNAVDFLITVPNYPEFGSKVELDHYRRFPGGEVATTLSGLQRLGLTTAYAGRFGDDDAGDFGIESLRIEGVDISECERIPNASTQIAFIIIDADSGERTVLWKRDERLKFSEADAPTDLAQQAKILHLTPHDGKACVDMAKAAQSSGTIVSVDMDNIFEATDELLRLTDILVVSSDLPRKLFGISNTQDALRKLHERSGAALVGITLGSAGSTLLCGDQFVETAGFPVPGICRDTTGAGDAFRSGLLYGVLTGQDIETCARMANAVAALNCREVGARTALPVLAELEELLR
- a CDS encoding VWA domain-containing protein, with protein sequence MVTRLTCLILFVSMTGFGQRDEPIRVQTELVGFEVKATDKDGRPVSGLTADRFRVFENGTERKIDFFQPMSRPIGNRPLAVVFALDVSGSMTEAELERLRSSLSEFVRRLEGPEAYFSVITFAMNVKTVVPFTNRRQRLDERLGRLRHDREGLSTHAYDAIDAAVRSIVRNGPKIAPGQIPQRAVIVITDGFPVGDVVSSKTVIERANKAGVSVHSVILPSFSRVGRNRTPIITPFEASGLTEATGGISIVATEKNLDPILSRLAAAIDESYVIALYPTRDPGLGTGFQTVTIESTDGYEIKQNRSGYLIRE
- a CDS encoding diguanylate cyclase; this encodes MGDSKIELVILAAGVLAIVFAITEALSFSFPDFTLLVASCLIAAMIGRFKLTIPATSIALDPKLIITFWSVVWLGVPGAVLVMLAASLSELAEAQDNAAPNVHDLAAEALVVAVSARSYTLAATNFRNNPEAAALGNGMVPVEMILSILVMAAVFFLATVLTTGLRNESVPAGSVGLNRDRPSLVARRTILAVVSTLLLVLAVNHFGLELAWLAVPIAVAVKIGHRMHVRSLEAKTAEIKEASRLHLATVEALATAIDARDQVGLGHVRRTQIYAVGLGRILGLAENDINALKMGALLHDIGKLAVPDHILNKPDGLTPAEAEKTKIHCSVGASILETVGFPYPVVPTVKYHHEAWDGSGYPEGLRGRKIPVTARIIAIADMFDTLQGDRPYRKALSRQTAIKTIRTLAGSKFDPMLTEIFLRNLDIFDAEIEASGLSPHAIESRKEIADLSIDGSVNPTFIDQIKRANHEAFTLFSLARDFSGALKLSETLELLAAKLAGFIPYDTCAIYLKESNDETAKAVHVNGLHASEISGRRLVSGEGATGFALRSRKSVSNVDPALDFAFTGADIAASFRTMAAVPLVAGDRLIGVVSLYASKIESFEDEHLRIFETASKLAADAIEKALVHAETQLHALTDALTGLPNSRALIGEFAREVQRAGRSGTSFQLLILDLDGFKKVNDTFGHKFGDAMLRGIGNVIREQLRDYDFLARYGGDEFVAIVSETDPEFVRNLSRRIEEEVAAFELIDEGGAANVGISIGAASYPSSGQTFDELIEVADREMYRAKERNRLRRMGADMFVDVESIHDRLQAAEPGRGGSVKIGDRARRVKRRHGKAETHVILTDPIQ
- a CDS encoding BamA/TamA family outer membrane protein, which codes for MLLLFVIFYAEVSAQVELDGRRIQNVKIVFDEPAGNDTDVERYRLLATAALGETYSAIRVRDAIAAIFDTRMAETITAETRTLESDRIDVIFRIKRRTVARRVNVSITEGTKTGVTEQELLLRLNLLDPGMTVSERILQTNAEVLVEYLRDRGFYRAETTYEQIPLQTNNEVAILFRVSTGQKATIESLSIDVQGADNEALFRGLRLNAGAEYSRAKLVADVERLRTNLRDQGFLAPLINEPRLIYDSETNKVSVELRGSAGPEVKVVVVAEGSGVGEGTQRRLLPVKREGTLDFAAIIEGERRLENHFQERGYFFANVTSVCSVDPPLVVPTDGMPSESAFVCSSLNSAELAGQKVNIKYLVDLNRRLKLVEIRLRGTELFDIEEIRSVLESQEANILGWIPIFGYGRGYTSQRLLESDAALIRSLLLELGYRNAEVRVNQGVSLDGENLIITFVIDEGVPTIITEVEIRGNAAISDDELLRQLPEYAGRNISIARVRNGQRALATLYSDRGYFDASVNFSFDELPPDPDTGSPRYKLIYNIQNEGRPVIANRLLVAGNERTKTKAIERAVAVEPGALLRSADLYASEQALYSSDAFDRVSITTRPAGDAPDGKRLADVVIEVQEQKPRLLQYGAGYSTDIGWSGFADIRHFNLLGNLWQGGTSVRWSQRRQLFQIDFVNPRFLPDRERRFAPLTISAQYQRDSTVTRFFRSAFDRGTFGIVQRLDEDGNPIDEFGQPAGSPTLDRLTLTAETFRTLSLKDRSLFFLKYRFENVRLTNINSLLIGDLLKPDDRIRISGFGATFVRDTRKRCGIEYSILEIIQRGEPGDPCRYNASDPTNGDYFTAEYNVSLPALGANIGFHKFQASYNYYYTFPKLKNTTIAARGIIGVASVFSKRARFSSDEFPDLEGILPISERFFAGGSTTLRGFDFESAGPRVVVVPQGEFRNRDGESVFLDPFTVPFGGNALAIVNIEARLPLSNTARLVPFYDGGNVFRRPSDIFKPPSIPESDTFRRNLLALWSHTVGLGFRLKTPIGGEFAIDYGYLLNPPSFIIPQGNNPPAFYRLPQGQLHFRFSQAF